The Desulfosoma sp. genome has a segment encoding these proteins:
- a CDS encoding sigma-54 dependent transcriptional regulator has translation MAGETFQGFFLVDSKFNIVHMNEACKQSLGIGNGFPSQRWSLEKLFKALQCSITPRQLVADLRRASGKSLYYQGRSPSENQVLHLVLEQVPVKGKMVLVGLIHRGNLPSPYESPKTEGTGLMQWIVDGLRDGFFVVEARSKIIVYANEAFHLKRGLRPPLAVGKRCYQAVLGLVDSCSSMGRRCPLESMDSDAFPAFCPNGEGSPNGTTLVRLTPLRHDGEGFYVAGMEWASSERAFISQANGEAFKAGERTKTTRAPTYIRLQEVVSKATRAPTLKTLLSVLSQAVHQDVGPMDLVFVLPDAAGKDYLVLSESSNISSQELQNLKNMLFEAKRSSRHFDKLRDPERVEEKASALEAIHGLLCRWAAPRNIVSFGLFDVPRKDFAMYVAISGVLQSLSDDLRGYMDALFSLSFGAVNRLIVEETAVASPSFHEAALVGRDGIIGRSKEMLEVFELIDLVAASDATVLITGENGTGKELVAHAIHQRSHRKKGPFVVAHCSAYSPTLLESELFGHEKGAFTGAIRRKMGRIERAQGGTLFLDEIGDIAPATQVLLLRFLQDHRFERVGGESTLQADVRVLAATNRNLLEEVESGRFRDDLYYRLNVISIHLPPLRQRKEDIPLLCHYFLKKYSAKEGKTVTSFSSGALQALMDYDWPGNVRQLENAVSHAVILAQEDTIRRQHLPRFLFHAHDPTPTSASLMENEKRLILQVLRQTQWNKHEAARKLQVSRSTLYSKIQRYGLRPENSV, from the coding sequence ATGGCCGGAGAGACCTTTCAAGGTTTTTTCCTTGTCGATTCCAAGTTCAACATTGTCCACATGAACGAAGCGTGCAAACAAAGCCTTGGGATCGGCAACGGGTTTCCATCGCAGCGCTGGAGCTTGGAAAAACTCTTCAAGGCGCTGCAATGCTCCATAACACCACGGCAGCTGGTCGCCGATTTGCGCCGCGCCTCGGGAAAATCTCTATACTACCAAGGGCGCTCCCCTTCCGAAAATCAAGTCTTGCATCTGGTCTTGGAGCAGGTGCCGGTCAAGGGCAAGATGGTGTTGGTGGGGTTGATTCATCGGGGGAACCTTCCCTCACCCTACGAGTCCCCAAAAACAGAGGGGACTGGCTTGATGCAATGGATCGTGGACGGTCTACGGGATGGTTTTTTTGTCGTGGAAGCCCGATCCAAAATCATTGTGTATGCCAACGAAGCCTTTCATTTAAAACGTGGGCTTAGACCCCCATTGGCCGTGGGCAAGAGGTGCTACCAAGCTGTTCTAGGGCTTGTGGATTCTTGCAGTTCCATGGGGCGAAGGTGTCCGCTGGAATCCATGGACTCCGACGCGTTTCCCGCCTTTTGCCCTAATGGAGAAGGAAGCCCTAATGGGACCACCCTGGTACGCTTGACGCCTTTGCGTCACGACGGAGAGGGGTTCTATGTGGCCGGCATGGAATGGGCCTCTTCGGAGCGGGCGTTCATAAGTCAAGCCAATGGGGAAGCTTTCAAGGCCGGGGAGAGGACAAAGACCACAAGGGCTCCCACCTACATACGATTGCAAGAGGTGGTTTCAAAGGCCACACGAGCCCCGACCCTTAAAACCCTTCTGAGCGTGCTCTCTCAAGCCGTACACCAGGATGTGGGACCCATGGATTTGGTTTTTGTTCTTCCCGATGCCGCAGGAAAAGATTATTTGGTCCTTTCCGAATCCTCAAACATTTCATCCCAAGAGCTTCAAAATTTAAAAAACATGCTGTTTGAAGCGAAACGTTCGAGCCGTCATTTCGATAAACTACGTGATCCAGAGCGTGTCGAAGAGAAGGCTTCTGCCTTGGAAGCCATTCACGGTCTTCTGTGCAGATGGGCGGCTCCACGAAATATTGTGAGTTTTGGTCTTTTCGACGTTCCCCGAAAAGATTTCGCCATGTATGTGGCCATCTCCGGTGTGCTTCAGTCTCTTTCGGACGATCTGCGCGGCTATATGGACGCTCTTTTTTCCTTAAGCTTTGGAGCCGTAAACCGCCTCATTGTGGAAGAGACGGCCGTCGCCAGCCCTTCCTTTCACGAAGCTGCGTTGGTTGGACGAGACGGCATTATCGGTCGCAGCAAGGAAATGCTTGAAGTCTTCGAACTCATCGATCTTGTGGCCGCCTCCGACGCCACTGTGCTCATCACAGGGGAAAACGGCACGGGAAAAGAACTGGTGGCTCACGCCATTCATCAGAGAAGCCATCGCAAAAAAGGACCCTTCGTGGTCGCCCATTGTTCGGCCTATTCTCCTACCTTGCTGGAAAGCGAACTATTCGGCCACGAAAAGGGGGCCTTTACGGGAGCCATTCGCCGTAAAATGGGCCGAATCGAAAGGGCCCAGGGAGGGACCCTCTTCTTGGATGAAATCGGTGATATTGCCCCTGCAACCCAGGTTTTGCTGTTGCGGTTTCTTCAGGACCACCGCTTTGAACGCGTCGGCGGAGAATCGACCCTGCAGGCGGATGTTCGAGTTCTGGCAGCTACGAATCGAAACCTTCTGGAAGAGGTGGAAAGCGGCCGTTTTCGAGATGATCTCTACTACCGACTGAACGTCATCTCCATTCATCTGCCTCCCCTGCGGCAACGCAAAGAGGACATTCCTCTTTTGTGCCATTATTTTCTCAAGAAATACAGTGCCAAGGAAGGAAAGACCGTCACCAGCTTTTCTTCCGGAGCCCTTCAGGCTTTGATGGACTACGATTGGCCGGGAAACGTGCGGCAGCTGGAAAACGCCGTAAGCCATGCCGTCATTCTGGCCCAGGAAGACACCATTCGGCGCCAACACTTGCCCCGGTTTTTATTCCATGCCCACGACCCGACTCCTACCTCCGCGTCTCTAATGGAAAA
- a CDS encoding HDOD domain-containing protein, producing the protein MKESEKGTPGSGSEMSGFRGTNYWARQVGREELPVLRPTVMAIARVFTQAGTSSSAMAEAVSKDPFLSARILRMANSAYYNPGLKKVTAIPRAVVVVGFDAVRQVCHSARFIEETYSGARLQAILRRVVGAYKQALLAQWLGETLRDGSPEELFTAGLLLDIGLLGLLCVVPTEAVTAFTEKSSRCPVLEQALVEKEVFGFEARRLSVRLADEWSLGDLVKRAAQDREDVEIRVHCVRLGATLTAAFEEGRDAAALSAALETAVDRLKIPEASVLRLLHAAENKAREFSSELPLLEGKLPEPKGPATPLAHMAPGLAQSNVIQAPEFLVLEELPRAPADAERQLELLDDMITYLVDSSRAHTQGLLDRAAQGLLEGVGLDRVIYFRVTPDERFLEVKSLYGPFDGRLQGLLVPVDSYPNIFAHVLRGPPWLWVHEKSPASVKSLVTPEVLQFFSSREFLVGRVGMPAHPAGVLAGERLAKNWPIDEKAFLAFRRFCDLTTLGFALLRRT; encoded by the coding sequence ATGAAAGAGTCGGAAAAAGGGACACCCGGAAGCGGTTCTGAAATGTCCGGTTTTCGAGGGACTAATTATTGGGCTCGCCAAGTGGGGCGCGAAGAGTTGCCGGTGCTTCGCCCAACGGTTATGGCCATTGCGCGAGTTTTTACCCAGGCGGGCACTTCTTCCTCGGCCATGGCGGAAGCGGTTTCCAAAGACCCGTTCTTGAGTGCTCGAATCCTTCGCATGGCCAACAGTGCTTATTACAATCCTGGGCTTAAGAAAGTCACGGCCATTCCAAGAGCCGTGGTCGTCGTGGGTTTTGATGCTGTGCGTCAGGTCTGCCATTCGGCACGCTTTATAGAGGAAACCTATAGTGGAGCGCGGCTTCAGGCAATTTTGCGGCGTGTTGTCGGCGCTTATAAGCAGGCTCTTTTAGCGCAATGGTTAGGTGAGACCCTTCGAGACGGCTCTCCGGAGGAGCTGTTTACGGCCGGGCTCCTCTTAGACATCGGGCTCCTGGGTCTTTTATGCGTGGTTCCCACAGAAGCCGTAACGGCTTTCACGGAAAAAAGTTCGCGTTGTCCTGTTCTTGAGCAAGCTTTGGTGGAAAAAGAGGTGTTCGGTTTTGAGGCACGACGACTCAGTGTGCGCCTTGCCGATGAATGGAGCTTGGGCGATTTGGTGAAAAGGGCGGCTCAGGACCGTGAGGATGTGGAGATAAGAGTTCATTGTGTGCGACTTGGGGCGACACTTACGGCGGCTTTTGAGGAAGGTCGCGATGCGGCGGCCCTGAGCGCGGCGCTTGAAACGGCCGTGGATCGCCTGAAAATTCCCGAAGCTTCTGTGCTGCGCCTCTTGCATGCGGCTGAAAATAAGGCACGAGAATTTTCCTCTGAGCTTCCGCTTTTGGAGGGGAAGCTGCCGGAGCCGAAAGGTCCCGCGACACCGTTGGCCCATATGGCACCAGGACTTGCGCAGTCCAACGTAATCCAGGCACCGGAGTTCTTGGTTTTGGAAGAGTTGCCTCGGGCTCCGGCTGATGCCGAAAGACAATTGGAACTTTTGGACGATATGATCACCTACTTGGTGGATTCTAGCCGTGCCCACACTCAGGGTCTTCTGGATCGGGCCGCACAAGGGCTTTTGGAAGGAGTTGGTCTGGACCGCGTAATTTACTTTCGTGTAACCCCAGATGAAAGATTTTTGGAAGTGAAGTCTCTTTACGGCCCCTTTGACGGACGCTTGCAAGGGCTTCTCGTGCCCGTGGATTCTTATCCCAACATCTTTGCCCATGTGCTTCGAGGTCCTCCATGGTTGTGGGTGCATGAGAAAAGTCCAGCCAGTGTTAAGAGCCTTGTCACTCCAGAGGTGCTGCAATTCTTTTCCTCTCGAGAATTCCTTGTGGGGCGCGTAGGGATGCCGGCGCACCCGGCAGGAGTGCTTGCCGGCGAACGCCTTGCAAAGAATTGGCCTATAGATGAAAAGGCTTTTCTTGCCTTTCGGCGTTTTTGCGACCTGACAACCCTTGGTTTTGCCCTGTTAAGGCGAACTTAG
- a CDS encoding tRNA-dihydrouridine synthase family protein produces the protein MANLTHACFRDLVAQWGGCGLYYTEMLNARIVASSNPEKDPYCDAGRQDRPRACQVVGDDPTIVTKAFGKLQELGRFDAFDFNLGCSRGLPARHGWGAALLKRPHRVREILKKVRRELQGPLLVKMRIPEDGDGPPEHWADLLDECGVDAVVFHARYARDLFKRPARWKALKRFRSAFSKPLIGNGDVFSPHGAVRMMEESGCDGVMIGRAALMRPWIFFDVNHFSKTGTVPDPPNVAEVIVAYAELLSSRLLEPEAVRRFRLFAFWICQNFRYGAYYYHTSCRASNFQAMVETLHGFLSREPLPDYPVRPLMM, from the coding sequence ATGGCGAATTTGACCCATGCCTGTTTTCGAGATCTGGTGGCTCAGTGGGGTGGGTGCGGCCTCTATTATACGGAAATGCTCAATGCCCGGATTGTGGCGTCTTCAAATCCGGAGAAAGATCCTTACTGTGACGCCGGCAGGCAGGACAGGCCTAGAGCGTGCCAAGTTGTGGGGGATGATCCCACGATCGTGACCAAAGCTTTTGGTAAGTTGCAGGAACTTGGCCGATTTGATGCCTTTGATTTCAATCTGGGATGTTCCCGAGGTCTGCCGGCTCGGCACGGATGGGGAGCGGCTCTTCTAAAGCGACCGCATCGGGTACGAGAAATTCTTAAGAAAGTCCGGCGCGAACTGCAAGGACCACTCCTGGTAAAAATGAGAATTCCCGAAGATGGGGATGGGCCGCCGGAACATTGGGCGGATCTGCTTGACGAGTGTGGAGTGGATGCTGTGGTGTTCCACGCGCGCTATGCTCGAGATCTTTTTAAAAGGCCTGCTCGATGGAAGGCCCTGAAGCGTTTCAGGAGCGCCTTTTCCAAGCCGCTTATCGGAAACGGGGACGTTTTTTCGCCGCACGGTGCCGTGCGTATGATGGAAGAGAGCGGATGCGACGGGGTCATGATCGGCCGTGCGGCCCTGATGCGGCCGTGGATCTTTTTCGATGTCAACCATTTTTCTAAAACAGGCACCGTGCCCGATCCTCCAAATGTCGCCGAAGTTATCGTTGCCTACGCTGAACTTCTGTCGTCGCGTTTGTTGGAACCCGAGGCGGTGCGGCGTTTTCGGCTTTTCGCTTTTTGGATATGCCAAAATTTTCGCTACGGAGCATACTACTACCATACATCGTGCCGCGCCTCGAATTTTCAGGCCATGGTGGAGACCCTGCACGGCTTTTTGTCCCGAGAACCGCTTCCCGACTACCCCGTGCGGCCCTTGATGATGTGA
- a CDS encoding ferredoxin-thioredoxin reductase catalytic domain-containing protein — MTAAELYEKLRPIQEAKGYYFNRDLEGMTFPLLESLLINKERYGYMVCPCRLASGDREKDRDIICPCVYRDPDVAEYGSCYCGLYVSKDWNEGRIAHITVPERRPVEKIFA; from the coding sequence ATGACAGCCGCCGAGCTCTACGAAAAGCTGCGTCCCATTCAGGAGGCCAAGGGATATTATTTCAATCGAGATCTTGAAGGCATGACCTTTCCTCTTCTGGAGAGCCTCCTTATCAACAAGGAACGGTACGGGTACATGGTGTGCCCGTGCCGATTGGCGTCCGGCGATCGCGAAAAGGACCGGGATATCATCTGCCCGTGTGTGTATCGAGATCCTGATGTGGCCGAATACGGCAGTTGTTATTGCGGTCTCTATGTTTCAAAAGACTGGAACGAAGGAAGAATAGCGCACATCACAGTTCCTGAAAGGAGACCTGTGGAAAAGATTTTTGCTTGA
- a CDS encoding glutaredoxin family protein: MSNKSVKLYALSTCIHCRHTKDFLNECGVTYDCVEVDTLQGEERQAMIEEVKRFNPNCTFPTILIGDKVIVGFRKDEIEEALNS; the protein is encoded by the coding sequence ATGTCGAATAAGTCGGTTAAGCTTTACGCCCTGAGCACCTGCATTCATTGCCGTCACACAAAGGATTTTCTCAATGAATGCGGTGTTACATATGATTGCGTGGAAGTGGATACCTTACAAGGGGAAGAACGCCAGGCAATGATCGAAGAAGTCAAACGTTTCAACCCCAACTGCACCTTTCCGACCATTCTTATCGGGGACAAGGTCATCGTTGGGTTTCGAAAGGACGAGATTGAGGAGGCTTTGAACTCATGA
- a CDS encoding amino acid ABC transporter permease, with product MMYRVVVRCVLGALVVATLALLLATLQYPWNWRVPWQYRSLFFQGFVYTLLISLGAIALGFVIGVAGGLARVSKSEVFQALASYYVELFRGTPLLVQIYIFYFCLATAVRYDNPLVIGMVTLAFFSGAYITEMVRAGIESIDPGQIEAAKSTGLNERQTMRYVVLPQAFRRIIPPVTGQFVSLIKDSSLLSVISVRELTKASEVINASTYKTFEAYLPLALLYLALTYPLSYLTRKLEQHLINGKK from the coding sequence ATGATGTATCGTGTTGTAGTCCGTTGTGTCCTCGGGGCCTTGGTCGTTGCGACCTTGGCCCTTTTGCTGGCCACACTGCAGTACCCTTGGAACTGGCGGGTGCCATGGCAGTATCGAAGCCTTTTCTTCCAAGGCTTTGTCTACACGCTCCTTATTTCGCTTGGGGCCATTGCCTTGGGCTTTGTGATAGGAGTTGCCGGAGGCTTGGCACGGGTTTCCAAAAGCGAAGTGTTTCAAGCGCTTGCGTCCTATTATGTGGAGCTGTTTCGAGGCACGCCTTTGCTGGTGCAGATCTATATCTTTTACTTCTGCTTGGCTACGGCCGTCCGCTATGACAACCCTCTCGTCATCGGCATGGTCACCCTGGCTTTTTTTTCAGGGGCTTACATCACCGAGATGGTGCGTGCCGGCATTGAGTCCATTGATCCCGGCCAAATCGAAGCGGCCAAATCCACGGGGCTCAACGAACGCCAGACCATGCGCTATGTGGTTTTGCCGCAAGCTTTTCGGCGTATCATTCCTCCGGTGACCGGACAATTTGTTTCTCTGATTAAGGATTCATCCTTACTTTCCGTTATTTCCGTTCGCGAACTCACCAAAGCCTCCGAAGTGATCAACGCCAGCACCTACAAGACCTTTGAAGCCTACTTGCCTTTGGCCCTGCTTTACTTGGCCCTCACCTACCCCTTGTCTTACCTGACGCGTAAGTTGGAACAGCACCTGATCAACGGCAAAAAATAA
- a CDS encoding transporter substrate-binding domain-containing protein, giving the protein MRRFLSMALVIVGVVCAAFSVQAVTPHDIFQASTLNKILQRGTLIVGMEVEYYPFEYADTKGNPMGFDVDLAKLIAQELGVQVEIKDIEWTGLIPALQSGKVDMVISGMTRTLERAKAVSFTEPYFVTGLCALLSVKRAADVNTVDQLNAPGRILAVKTGTTGDLVATKRFPNATINRFKDETACVREVVDGRADAFFYDQISIAKHHSQNKETTRAILKPFTYEPFAMAIRKGDFDFLNWLNTFLDTIKGDGRYDELYRKHLGAVINP; this is encoded by the coding sequence ATGCGAAGATTTCTAAGCATGGCTCTGGTGATTGTGGGTGTCGTCTGTGCGGCCTTTTCCGTGCAAGCTGTGACGCCGCACGATATTTTTCAGGCCAGCACACTGAACAAGATCCTCCAGCGTGGCACCCTGATCGTCGGCATGGAAGTGGAATACTATCCCTTTGAATATGCCGACACCAAAGGCAATCCCATGGGTTTTGACGTGGATCTGGCCAAACTCATCGCTCAAGAACTGGGAGTCCAGGTGGAAATCAAGGACATTGAGTGGACCGGCTTGATTCCAGCGCTTCAAAGCGGAAAGGTGGATATGGTCATTTCGGGAATGACGCGCACTCTGGAAAGGGCCAAAGCGGTCAGCTTTACGGAGCCGTATTTCGTCACTGGTTTGTGTGCCTTGCTGAGTGTCAAAAGGGCCGCCGATGTGAACACCGTGGATCAACTCAATGCCCCAGGTCGCATCCTTGCCGTCAAGACAGGCACGACGGGAGATCTTGTGGCCACAAAGCGTTTTCCGAACGCTACCATCAATCGCTTTAAGGATGAGACGGCCTGCGTGCGGGAAGTGGTGGACGGGCGGGCCGATGCCTTTTTCTATGATCAAATCTCCATTGCCAAACACCACAGTCAAAACAAGGAGACCACGCGGGCCATTCTCAAGCCTTTCACCTATGAACCCTTTGCCATGGCCATTCGAAAGGGGGACTTCGACTTCCTGAATTGGCTGAACACTTTTTTGGACACCATCAAGGGTGATGGCCGCTATGACGAGCTGTATCGAAAGCATCTTGGAGCCGTGATCAACCCATGA
- a CDS encoding TIGR02757 family protein has translation MKDGERLKAFLDFVYHRYHRRELVPPDPLQCLYGYDDVADREVVALLAASLAVGRAQSIVRQVEAILPRMGAHPAYFLRHADAVNLEEVSRGFRYRFFNEEDLATFLKRLSSVLGEYGSLESAMAVCLKRSRGELLEALNHFAGLMAYSGPHERPTRNRLVAIPASGSACKRWHLFLRWMVRCDTVDPGGWSCLHPKSLMVPVDTHMFTVARICGLTQRRHNDWKTALEITEGFRRLMPEDPCRYDFSLTRMAMRDRNILFSWYKPSEGGTECEDF, from the coding sequence GTGAAGGACGGCGAGCGACTGAAGGCTTTTTTGGATTTTGTCTATCATCGGTATCATCGAAGGGAACTGGTTCCTCCGGACCCATTGCAGTGCTTGTACGGTTATGATGACGTAGCAGACCGGGAAGTTGTGGCCCTTCTTGCCGCTTCACTGGCCGTGGGAAGAGCTCAAAGCATTGTTCGGCAGGTGGAAGCCATTCTTCCTCGCATGGGAGCTCATCCCGCATACTTTCTGCGACACGCCGATGCCGTTAATCTGGAGGAGGTCAGTCGAGGGTTTCGGTACCGTTTCTTTAACGAAGAAGATCTTGCAACGTTTTTGAAGCGCTTATCTTCTGTGCTTGGAGAGTACGGATCCCTGGAATCGGCCATGGCTGTGTGCCTCAAGCGTTCCCGAGGCGAATTGCTGGAGGCTTTAAATCACTTTGCCGGCCTTATGGCGTATTCGGGACCTCATGAGAGACCGACGAGGAACCGCTTGGTGGCGATTCCCGCCTCAGGCAGCGCATGTAAGCGTTGGCATCTTTTCCTGAGATGGATGGTGCGCTGTGATACTGTGGATCCAGGCGGCTGGTCCTGTCTGCACCCCAAAAGCCTCATGGTTCCTGTGGATACTCATATGTTCACCGTTGCTCGAATCTGCGGCCTGACGCAACGCCGACACAACGATTGGAAAACCGCTTTGGAAATCACCGAGGGCTTTCGGCGACTCATGCCCGAGGACCCGTGCCGTTACGATTTTTCGCTGACTCGAATGGCCATGAGGGATAGAAACATTTTATTCAGTTGGTACAAACCAAGCGAAGGAGGGACAGAATGCGAAGATTTCTAA
- a CDS encoding 4Fe-4S binding protein: MKVMRKVIEIDQERCDGCGQCVVACAEGAIEIIDGKAALVSDVYCDGLGACLGECPQRALRLVEREAEDFDPEAVERYLESKHSAKTEEPRVPQGVHQCPSQQIHTLQSPMGRGQISVPTASALQHWPVQIRLIPPNAPFLQDADLLVAADCTAVAVPDFHQRFLNGRAVMIGCPKFDDILEYVDRFAKIFSRNTIRHVTVLSMEVPCCSALLSVVRKGLEKAEKEVPLTEIVLGIRGNVLETRNHLPKSGIETTQKQA; encoded by the coding sequence ATGAAAGTGATGAGAAAAGTCATTGAAATCGATCAAGAGCGCTGTGACGGTTGCGGGCAATGTGTCGTCGCCTGCGCCGAAGGGGCTATTGAAATTATCGACGGTAAGGCCGCTTTGGTCTCGGACGTCTATTGCGACGGCTTGGGTGCCTGCCTGGGCGAGTGCCCTCAAAGGGCGCTCAGGCTTGTGGAGAGGGAAGCCGAGGACTTCGATCCCGAGGCCGTGGAACGTTATCTGGAAAGCAAGCACTCGGCGAAAACCGAGGAACCCCGCGTGCCTCAAGGCGTGCATCAATGCCCATCGCAACAGATCCACACCTTGCAAAGTCCAATGGGTCGAGGGCAGATTTCGGTGCCCACGGCTTCCGCCCTGCAACACTGGCCCGTGCAGATTCGCCTGATTCCTCCCAATGCGCCCTTTCTTCAAGACGCCGATCTGCTGGTAGCCGCCGACTGCACGGCCGTGGCCGTTCCCGATTTCCACCAAAGATTTCTTAACGGTCGAGCTGTGATGATCGGGTGCCCTAAGTTCGACGACATTCTGGAATATGTGGATCGGTTCGCCAAAATCTTTTCCCGGAACACCATCCGCCACGTCACCGTCCTGTCCATGGAAGTGCCCTGTTGTTCCGCTCTGCTGAGTGTGGTCCGAAAGGGTCTGGAAAAAGCGGAAAAAGAAGTCCCGTTGACGGAGATTGTTCTCGGTATTCGAGGCAATGTGCTGGAAACAAGAAACCATCTCCCGAAAAGCGGCATCGAAACGACCCAAAAGCAAGCCTGA
- a CDS encoding cupin domain-containing protein — protein sequence MKQINLFKANDFSEKGMKRLLVHDSPYFKILNFNFLPGQGLPLHAHDIEGQVSLLILEGEGEFLAGEGRNLPVMAGDMLICDIAEPHGVQARTPMRVLVTIAPPI from the coding sequence ATGAAACAAATAAACCTTTTCAAAGCCAATGACTTTTCCGAAAAAGGCATGAAGCGGCTTCTGGTTCATGATTCCCCTTATTTCAAGATTCTGAATTTCAACTTTCTTCCGGGTCAGGGGCTTCCGCTTCATGCCCATGACATCGAAGGGCAAGTCAGCCTTCTGATCCTGGAAGGCGAAGGAGAGTTTCTGGCGGGTGAGGGGCGAAATCTTCCCGTCATGGCCGGAGATATGCTGATCTGCGACATTGCGGAACCTCATGGCGTTCAAGCGCGCACCCCTATGCGCGTTCTGGTGACCATCGCTCCACCCATTTGA
- a CDS encoding XRE family transcriptional regulator has protein sequence MAGHDDIHLAVKALKIGHKVRELRQQNKYTLQDLAQKTGLSKPFLSQIENDHVVPPIATLMKLARALNVTLAHFFQEQETEEKISITRPGERSRLERRPHQSKGETNYIYESLEFRKRSKHMEPFLVEFPLQTANQMVFQSHEGEEFLYILEGEVEFRTVDRVEILRPGDSIYLDSDISHSFRCAGDKPAKAVAVLYTPRST, from the coding sequence ATGGCAGGACATGACGACATCCACCTGGCTGTGAAGGCTTTGAAGATCGGACACAAAGTGCGGGAACTTCGCCAACAGAACAAGTACACCCTTCAGGATCTCGCTCAAAAGACAGGGCTCTCCAAACCTTTTCTCTCGCAAATTGAAAACGACCACGTGGTTCCCCCGATCGCCACGCTCATGAAATTGGCTCGAGCCCTCAATGTCACCCTGGCACACTTTTTCCAAGAACAAGAAACCGAAGAAAAGATTTCCATCACGCGACCCGGCGAGCGTTCTCGACTGGAAAGGCGGCCTCATCAGAGCAAAGGGGAAACCAACTACATTTACGAATCCTTGGAGTTTCGAAAGAGGTCCAAGCATATGGAACCGTTTCTCGTGGAATTCCCTTTGCAAACGGCAAATCAGATGGTTTTTCAAAGCCATGAGGGGGAGGAATTCCTTTATATTTTGGAAGGGGAAGTGGAATTTCGAACTGTTGACCGCGTAGAGATTTTACGACCGGGAGACAGCATTTACCTGGATTCGGACATCAGCCACAGTTTTCGGTGCGCGGGGGACAAGCCGGCCAAAGCTGTGGCGGTCCTTTACACTCCTCGCTCCACGTGA